The Corallococcus soli DNA window TTGTTGTCCTCGCGCAGCTCCTGGACGTTCTGCGTCCCGTCCACGCGCGCGCCCACGTAGAGCGGCGCATCCGGCACGGCGGCCGGAGGCACGCTCACGGAGCCCTGCACCGACAGCGTGGCGCACCGTCCGGCCTCCAGTCCCCAGGCCTGCGCCGAGCCGATGACCGACTCCGTCATGGAGCCGGGGATGAAGGGCCCCGACAGCGTGGGCAGCGTGGACACGAGCACGTCCACCATCACGCTGCTGCTCCACTCGGTGCCCACGTTGCACACCCGCGCGGACGCATTGACCCAACCGTAGGGGAACAGGTTGTCCACGCCCGTCACGTCGGTGACCACGAGGTCGGGCTGGTTGCCCATGCCCAGCCGGCCCGCGACGCGCGCGTTGTTGTCCTCGCGCAGCTCCTGCCGGGTGCCCTCCGGATCCACGATGGCGCCGAAGTACAGCGGCTGTCCGGGCGTGGCCGCCTCCGGGAACTCGAAGGCCGCATCCGTCTGGAGCGTGAGGCAGACGCCCGCCTCCATCGACGGCACGTACATGTTCCCCACCTGGCGCTGGGTCGGGGATGAGGGCGAACCGGGAGCCGGCAGGGACAGCGTGTCCTGGGTGGAGACGTAGAGCGCCACGCTGCTGCCGCCCAGGTAGGAGTTGCCCGCGTTGCACACGCGCAGCTCCACGGGACGGTACTCCCCGGACCGCGCGCTCGCGGGGGCCTTCAGCTCCGACACCACGAGGTCCGCGAGGTCACCCACGCCCATCAGGCCGCGGACGAAGCCGTTGTTGAGCTCGTTCACCTCCGCCACGGACTGCTGCGTGTCGATGAGCGCTCCCAGGTAGAAGGCGCCATCCCCCGTCGCGGCGGGAGGCGGGGTGGCCGCGACCGTCAGGGTGCGCGTGATGCACTCCCCGGGCTCAAGGGCCGGCCCCATGCTCACCTCCGCCAGCACCACCTGCTGGGAGGAGGGAGGGGTTGAGGGCGGCAGGGGCTGCTGGGTGGGCGTCGTGGACAGCAGGAACTGGAGCGTCACCGGGCCGCCGTCGGGGTGGGCGGGCTCCGTGCCCTGGTTGCAGACCCGGGCGGAGGCGAAGAAGGGGTCGCCCACGCGCGCGTTGGCGGGCCCCTTCACGTCGGTGATGACCAGATCCGGTCCCTCGGTGAGGGATTGGGACTGGCGCTTCGCGGAGGCATCGTCGGATGAGGCGACGTTGCTTCCGCAGCCGTTGAACACCAGGGTGCCTGCGATGAGCAGACACACACGTCTCCATGACGGCGTGGGCCGTGACATGAGTACTCCTTTGGGGGTGGGCTGCTGGGAATAAACTCAAACAATCCCAACCGAAAACGGAATCCGGCCTTTTCCACTCCCTGGGAAACAGGGGTGTCCGCATGTCCCCCTGGCCCTGGATGACAAATCACCCAGGGGCGCCGCCCGGGGCTCGTGTGGGCCCCGGGCGACGCGGGTGTCTCAGGTCAGTACGGCAGCAACACGAACACGTTGCCGGTGAGGCTGTTGTTGTCCGTGCGCAGCTCCGCTCCGGGGGCGCCCGTCATGAAGGAGGCGCTCAGGTACAGGAGCTGGTCCTGGCTGGCGCCCGAGGGACGCGAAGCCACCGCGGGCACCGGGGTGGTGAGGCACTGGCCCACGCCCAGGGCGGGCACCTGGAGCTGTCCGACGCTGTGTTGGAGCTGCGTCGTGGGGTTCGGTATGACGTGGGTGGGTGCCAGCGGCGTGGGCTCCGTGGACAGGATGAGCTGGAGCTGGGCGGGCCCGTTCGAGGGGGCGGTGCCCTCGTTGCACACCGTCACCTGCGCGGAGAACGCGGAGCCCTGACGGGCGAGGAACGGAGCCACCAGGTCACGGACCACCAGGTCCACGCCGTTCCCGACGCCGACGGGGGCGCCGATGAAGACGTTGTTGTCCACGCGCAGCTCCGCGGGGGAGCCCAGGGACTTCACGCGCGCGGCCAGGCGCAGCGGCGTGCCCGGGAACTCGGAGGTGACATTGGGCGCGTTCGCGCTCCCCTGGGCCGACACCGAGCGGCACTCTCCCGCCAGCAGCGTCTCCACGGGCGTCGCGCCGAAGGGGACCGTCGTGAAGGGATTGAGGTCGTTGGGGGAGGAGGACGGTGCCGGAAGTTCGGACTCCGCCGTGATGACCAGCTCCAGATTGCCGTTGAAGGCGGTCGAGGAGCCCACGTTGCACACCGTGGCGCTCAGCGAGTTCTGGGCGGCCGAGGCCAGATTCGAGGGGCCGCTCAGCGCGGTGACGATCAGGTCCGGACCGGAACCCACGCCAAGGAGTCCGCTGACGAAGGTGTTGTTGTCCTCGCGCAGCTCCTGGACGGAGGAGGGCATATCGACGAAGGCCCCCAGGTAAAGGGTCTGCCCCGGCTGGGCCGAGGAGGGGGTGACGGCATTTGCCTGCGCGCTGAGCGTCAAGCACTGCCCCGCCGACAACTCCGACACGGGGACCTCACCGATCCAGGACTGCGTGGGGAGGGGTGCCGGGCCCGGGGTCGGGATCACCGTGTCCGTCGTGGACAGGGCGAACTGTACCCGCGTCGGGTACGAGGACCCGGTGCCCACGTTGCAGACGCGAGCGGACAGGGAGATGGGCCCGCCCTGCTGCGTGCTGGCCGGCCCCGTCACGTTCGTGACGATGAGGTCCGGGCCCTGGCCCATGCCCACGCGGCCCGCGACGCGCGCGTTGTTGTCCTCGCGCAGCTCCAGCGTCGAGCCTTGCGGATCGGCGTAGGCCCCCAGGTACACGGGGGTGCCGGGAGCCGAGGCGTCCAGGGGCAGGTCGGCGGAGGTGCTGAGGCCGCGGGTGAAGCACTCGCCCGGGCTCAGCGGGGGAACGGGCTCCGCGCCGAGCGGACGCTGCGTGGAGGGCGGCGTGGAGGACGGCGCTCCCAGGGTGGGCGTGGTGGCGAGGAACAACCGCACCTGGCTCGCTGCCGAGGGCATCGTGCCCACGTTGCACACCCGGGCCTGGGCGGTGAACGTCTGGCCGGACACCAGGGACGCGGGAGCCTGGAGCGACGCGACCACGAGGTCCGGGCCGGAGCCCACGCCCCGGAGGCCCTCCACCCGGGTGTTGTTGTCCTCGCGCAGTTCCTGCTGCTGCTGCGAGGGGTCCACCACGGCGCCCACGTACAGGGGCTGGTTCTGCGTGGCGGCCTGCGGCTCATGGACACTGGCGGCGACCCGGACGGTGGCGCACCGCCCGCCCGCCAGGGCCGGCACGGACTGGGTGCCCGCCTGCCGCTGCGTGGCGGAGGGCGTGCCAGCAGGCATCGTCAGCGAGGGGACCGTGGAGAGGAAGACGGCCACCTGGGTGGGGGCTGCCTCCGAGGTGCCCACGTTGCACACCTCCACCAGGGGGGTGAAGTGCCCACCCGGGCGAAGGGTCTCCGGCGCCGTGACGCTCCGCACGACGAGGTCGGGCCGGAGGCCCACGCCCACCAGGCCGGACACGAACAGGTTGTTGTCCTGCCGCAGCTCCTGGGTGCTCAGGGTGGGGTTGATGGCGGCGCCCAGGTACAGCGGCTCATCAGGGAGCGCGGCCTGGGGCCGCAGGGCCTGTCCGCTCACGGCCGCCACGGTGCACTGCCCCGGCTCCAGGTTGCCGTAGGGGGTGGCGCTGCCCACCAGGGACTGCGTGGGAGGCAGCGGAGCCCCCGGGCCCGGGGAGGGCAGCACGAGCGCGGCGGTGGTGGACAGGTACAGCTCCACGGAGGGCAGGTTGGTGGGAGTGGTGCCCTGGTTGCACACGGTCGCGGTGGCGGTGAAGGACTGGCCCGGCATCAGGCTGGCCGGTGCGTCCAGGCGGGTGATGACCAGGTCGGGCCGGGAGCCCACGCCCATGAGGCCGGAGACGAAGCCGTTGTTCGTCTCGTCCGTCTCCGCCTCCTGGAGCTCCGTGTCGATGAACGCGCCCAGGTGGTAGGCGCCGTCCGGGCCAGGGCCTGGTGGCATCGCGTGGGCCTGGACGTCCTGGATGACGCATGCCCCTGCATCCAGCCATCCCACGTTCGCGCGGCCCAGCTCCTGCTGGTCGGTGGGCGGGGGCGTGTTCGGCGAGGGGAACTGCTGGGTGGCCCCTTGCGACAGGTAGAGCCGCAGCGAATGGTAGTAATTGGCCGTGGGTGCCGGGCCCGTATTGCAGACGGTCACCTTCGCGGTGAAAGCGCTTCCATGCCTGAGGGCCGAAGGCGCCTGGATCCGGGTGACGACAAGGTCCGGTCCATTGACGAGGGAGCGGGCCTCGCTGTGGGCAGGGACCTCCTCCGGGGCGGACGCGCCGCT harbors:
- a CDS encoding CARDB domain-containing protein; protein product: MSRQSPAWRHSCLLIAGTLVFTGCGSGASAPEEVPAHSEARSLVNGPDLVVTRIQAPSALRHGSAFTAKVTVCNTGPAPTANYYHSLRLYLSQGATQQFPSPNTPPPTDQQELGRANVGWLDAGACVIQDVQAHAMPPGPGPDGAYHLGAFIDTELQEAETDETNNGFVSGLMGVGSRPDLVITRLDAPASLMPGQSFTATATVCNQGTTPTNLPSVELYLSTTAALVLPSPGPGAPLPPTQSLVGSATPYGNLEPGQCTVAAVSGQALRPQAALPDEPLYLGAAINPTLSTQELRQDNNLFVSGLVGVGLRPDLVVRSVTAPETLRPGGHFTPLVEVCNVGTSEAAPTQVAVFLSTVPSLTMPAGTPSATQRQAGTQSVPALAGGRCATVRVAASVHEPQAATQNQPLYVGAVVDPSQQQQELREDNNTRVEGLRGVGSGPDLVVASLQAPASLVSGQTFTAQARVCNVGTMPSAASQVRLFLATTPTLGAPSSTPPSTQRPLGAEPVPPLSPGECFTRGLSTSADLPLDASAPGTPVYLGAYADPQGSTLELREDNNARVAGRVGMGQGPDLIVTNVTGPASTQQGGPISLSARVCNVGTGSSYPTRVQFALSTTDTVIPTPGPAPLPTQSWIGEVPVSELSAGQCLTLSAQANAVTPSSAQPGQTLYLGAFVDMPSSVQELREDNNTFVSGLLGVGSGPDLIVTALSGPSNLASAAQNSLSATVCNVGSSTAFNGNLELVITAESELPAPSSSPNDLNPFTTVPFGATPVETLLAGECRSVSAQGSANAPNVTSEFPGTPLRLAARVKSLGSPAELRVDNNVFIGAPVGVGNGVDLVVRDLVAPFLARQGSAFSAQVTVCNEGTAPSNGPAQLQLILSTEPTPLAPTHVIPNPTTQLQHSVGQLQVPALGVGQCLTTPVPAVASRPSGASQDQLLYLSASFMTGAPGAELRTDNNSLTGNVFVLLPY